A stretch of the Aegilops tauschii subsp. strangulata cultivar AL8/78 chromosome 4, Aet v6.0, whole genome shotgun sequence genome encodes the following:
- the LOC109750364 gene encoding probable signal recognition particle 43 kDa protein, chloroplastic, with the protein MEAVLRHPSLSRLKAPNPAAHRTQHLSITVPRRSRVPKRRLAAAAALFQDQTNPRTAAASKGGDEEDEEGYGEVDRIVSSRTVKNAVFAEDGSATTVTATEYLVEWKDGHEPTWIPAEAIAADVVAEYETPWWDAAKKADADALGALLADEALRRDPDAEDAQGRTAMHFAAGLGSEECLRLLAEAGADVGHAERAGGGLTPLHIAAGYGRATGVRALLELGADAEGPDGKGRTPLELVQEVLAATPKGVPAAFERRQALEAAAKELEKAVYEWGEVEKVVDGRGEGKWREYLVEWRDGGDREWVKAPWVAEDLVKDFEAGLEYGVAEAVVDRRQAADGDGDGRWEYLVKWVDTEEATWEPAENVDAELVQEFERQQPGNGGAAPPAETFAG; encoded by the coding sequence ATGGAGGCCGTCCTGCGACATCCATCCCTTTCCCGCCTCAAAGCCCCGAACCCAGCTGCTCACAGAACCCAGCACCTCTCCATCACCGTCCCTCGCCGTTCTCGCGTCCCcaagcgccgcctcgccgccgccgctgcgctGTTCCAGGACCAGACCAACCCAAGAACCGCGGCAGCAAGCAAGGGGGGCGATGAAGAAGACGAGGAGGGGTACGGAGAGGTGGACCGCATCGTCTCCAGCCGAACCGTCAAGAACGCGGTGTTCGCGGAGGACGGCTCGGCCACCACCGTCACCGCCACCGAGTACCTCGTCGAGTGGAAGGACGGGCACGAGCCGACCTGGATCCCGGCGGAGGCGATAGCCGCGGACGTAGTGGCGGAGTACGAGACGCCGTGGTGGGATGCCGCCAAGAAGGCCGACGCGGATGCGCTGGGCGCGCTGCTGGCGGACGAGGCGCTGCGGCGGGACCCGGACGCCGAGGACGCGCAGGGGCGCACCGCGATGCACTTCGCGGCGGGGCTCGGGTCCGAGGAGTGCCTGCGCTTGCTCGCGGAGGCGGGGGCGGACGTGGGCCACGCGGAGCGCGCGGGCGGCGGGCTGACGCCGCTGCACATCGCGGCGGGGTACGGCCGGGCGACGGGCGTGCGCGCGCTGCTGGAGCTGGGCGCCGACGCGGAGGGCCCCGACGGGAAGGGCCGGACGCCGCTGGAGCTGGTGCAGGAGGTGCTGGCTGCGACGCCCAAGGGCGTCCCGGCGGCGTTCGAGCGGCGCCAGGCGCTCGAGGCGGCGGCGAAGGAGCTGGAGAAGGCCGTGTACGAGTGGGGCGAGGTGGAGAAGGTGGTGGACGGGCGCGGCGAGGGCAAGTGGCGGGAGTACCTGGTGGAGTGGCGCGACGGCGGCGACCGGGAGTGGGTGAAAGCGCCGTGGGTGGCGGAGGACCTGGTGAAGGACTTCGAGGCCGGGCTGGAGTACGGCGTCGCGGAGGCCGTCGTGGACAGGAGGCAGGCGGcggacggcgacggggacggcagGTGGGAGTACCTCGTCAAGTGGGTGGACACCGAGGAGGCGACGTGGGAGCCCGCGGAGAACGTGGATGCCGAGCTCGTGCAGGAGTTCGAGCGGCAACAGCCGGGGAACGGTGGCGCTGCACCGCCGGCGGAGACATTTGCCGGGTGA